In bacterium, the following proteins share a genomic window:
- a CDS encoding hydroxyacid dehydrogenase — translation MRPNILVPVRERYRSFLLPGRMLEQLAAFADIEVVVDPADLPRNEYCALYRGRDAVLTTWNTPMIDREVVACMDRLQIISHCGGEVRPFIAPEFFELKPEVVLCNASNVMAKPVAEHTLTVSLILLRGLFHFREWIKEDENWWDYDPDQNRSLLRKKVGIVGLGQISREFIQLVRPFDVELWVYSGHMSEAEAAAMGLVKKGLEEIFSQCDVITISAANTPANRHMVNRDLLRLIKPGAVLVNNARGALIDEQALVEELRTGRFQAAIDVTDPEPPAAGHPLRDMPNVLLTPHTGGPVPEQRIWMMEEAVDNLRNFFSGKPVRGVIDKKRFTYMA, via the coding sequence ATGCGACCGAATATCCTCGTCCCGGTGCGTGAGCGCTACCGCAGCTTCCTGTTGCCCGGCCGCATGCTCGAGCAACTCGCCGCCTTCGCCGACATCGAAGTGGTGGTCGACCCGGCCGACCTGCCCAGGAACGAGTATTGCGCCCTCTACCGCGGACGGGATGCGGTGCTCACCACCTGGAACACCCCCATGATCGACCGCGAGGTGGTCGCCTGCATGGATAGGCTGCAGATCATCTCCCATTGCGGCGGCGAGGTGCGGCCGTTCATCGCGCCCGAGTTTTTCGAGCTCAAGCCGGAGGTGGTCCTCTGCAACGCCTCCAACGTGATGGCCAAGCCAGTGGCCGAGCACACCCTCACCGTGTCGCTGATCCTGCTGCGCGGCCTGTTCCATTTCCGTGAGTGGATCAAGGAGGACGAGAATTGGTGGGATTATGACCCGGACCAGAACCGCAGCCTGCTGCGCAAGAAAGTCGGCATCGTTGGCCTGGGCCAGATCTCACGCGAGTTCATCCAGCTCGTGCGGCCGTTCGACGTGGAGCTGTGGGTCTACAGCGGACATATGAGCGAGGCGGAGGCCGCCGCCATGGGACTGGTGAAAAAGGGCCTGGAGGAGATATTCTCGCAGTGCGACGTGATCACGATCTCGGCGGCCAACACCCCGGCCAACCGTCACATGGTGAACCGTGACCTGTTGCGACTGATCAAGCCCGGCGCGGTGCTGGTCAACAACGCCCGCGGCGCCCTGATCGACGAGCAGGCCCTGGTGGAGGAGCTGCGCACGGGAAGGTTCCAGGCCGCGATTGATGTAACTGATCCCGAGCCGCCGGCCGCCGGACATCCCCTTCGCGACATGCCGAATGTGCTGCTCACCCCGCACACCGGCGGTCCGGTGCCCGAGCAGCGTATCTGGATGATGGAGGAGGCGGTGGACAACCTGCGCAATTTCTTCTCCGGCAAGCCGGTGCGCGGCGTCATCGACAAGAAGCGTTTCACCTACATGGCCTGA
- a CDS encoding DNA-directed RNA polymerase subunit omega produces MLVVTPEDLSKVTPSKYMACVVAAKYARKLHDQKRETTQFIEEKVTTESLRRLCANDLNFEIVSRRMSKKKPKSLFPEAAS; encoded by the coding sequence ATGCTGGTAGTGACCCCGGAAGACCTGAGCAAAGTGACGCCCTCGAAGTACATGGCCTGTGTGGTGGCGGCCAAGTACGCTCGCAAGCTGCACGACCAGAAGCGCGAGACCACGCAGTTCATCGAGGAGAAAGTAACCACTGAATCTCTCCGCCGTCTCTGCGCGAACGACCTTAATTTCGAGATCGTCAGCCGGCGGATGAGCAAGAAAAAGCCGAAGTCCCTGTTCCCGGAAGCCGCCTCCTGA